In Desulfoplanes formicivorans, a genomic segment contains:
- a CDS encoding SLC13 family permease — MTQEKKKATGYDKYVDWKIFIIPVALFFIILALPIPNSMTRVGTQYTVGPKAVVNMLTQELFQKDSSHVEQWQLLTAQMMERNMRMGALSKARFMKRNTKWCKKYKIPCTSVNFKKAHAFINDNLDDQQYRALMEKAYDYRINVLDYNKLSESDKKAADKGIWAIKVSIAMMTFVVLCFVTECIPLPAVAFCIGLILVFCNVITRKEVAMLYWSDACWFIMGSLMFAAAFVKTGVDKRVCMMMFKKLAVPDARWITLIFFLIITPLAAFISDHALAAMFLPIGMLLYQNSLTDEIPEDKELAKMLMIAIAMACNIGGPGAPSGGARNVIMMTYLNDMFGFDIGYFQWCTYCFPFIIVMIPITWFMVNWRFKPRIKSLKPAMQHLEKEIGKMGKWNKKQIWAVVIFVVMVFGWFTEKIFYNIGIYPVRLGIGVIAVAGAVAYIMAGVVNWRDYQEKVDWGVVWLYAGAIIFGRTLDKTGAAYWLAKSVIDFLAPFGMDQGLPLMATANGLTAILTNLMADGPAAAAVGPITLNMAGLVHPGTTFLPFMAMSTAVASSFAYCLIIGTPPNAIVYASGYLEPKDYLRVGIPMWFVANIVILLCTALLWGIMGFPGLPAY, encoded by the coding sequence ATGACACAGGAAAAGAAAAAGGCCACAGGATACGACAAGTATGTGGACTGGAAGATTTTCATCATTCCGGTTGCGCTCTTTTTCATCATACTTGCCCTGCCAATACCCAACAGCATGACCAGGGTGGGTACGCAGTACACGGTGGGCCCCAAGGCCGTTGTGAATATGCTGACCCAGGAACTGTTTCAAAAAGACAGTTCGCATGTGGAACAATGGCAGCTTCTCACCGCCCAGATGATGGAGCGGAACATGCGCATGGGCGCCCTGAGCAAGGCTCGATTCATGAAACGTAATACCAAATGGTGCAAGAAGTACAAGATCCCCTGCACCAGCGTCAATTTCAAGAAAGCTCATGCATTTATCAATGATAATCTGGACGATCAGCAGTACCGGGCACTTATGGAAAAGGCCTATGATTACCGCATCAATGTCCTGGATTACAACAAACTCTCCGAAAGTGATAAGAAAGCTGCTGACAAGGGCATCTGGGCCATCAAGGTTTCCATTGCCATGATGACCTTTGTTGTTCTCTGCTTTGTCACCGAATGCATCCCCCTGCCTGCAGTGGCCTTCTGCATCGGGCTGATCCTGGTCTTTTGCAACGTGATCACCAGGAAGGAAGTGGCCATGCTCTACTGGTCCGACGCATGCTGGTTTATCATGGGTAGTTTGATGTTCGCTGCGGCCTTTGTCAAAACAGGCGTGGACAAACGCGTGTGTATGATGATGTTCAAGAAGCTGGCCGTACCCGATGCCAGATGGATCACCCTGATCTTCTTTTTGATTATCACCCCGTTGGCCGCGTTCATTTCCGACCACGCCCTGGCCGCCATGTTCCTGCCCATCGGCATGCTCCTTTATCAGAACAGCCTGACCGATGAGATCCCCGAGGACAAGGAACTGGCCAAGATGCTCATGATTGCCATTGCCATGGCCTGTAACATCGGTGGTCCCGGTGCCCCGTCTGGTGGTGCCCGAAACGTCATCATGATGACCTACCTGAACGACATGTTCGGTTTTGATATCGGGTACTTCCAGTGGTGTACTTACTGTTTTCCGTTTATCATCGTCATGATCCCCATCACCTGGTTCATGGTCAACTGGCGCTTCAAGCCACGCATCAAGTCCCTCAAGCCGGCCATGCAGCATCTTGAAAAGGAAATCGGCAAGATGGGCAAGTGGAACAAAAAGCAGATCTGGGCCGTTGTCATCTTCGTGGTCATGGTCTTTGGATGGTTTACGGAAAAGATCTTCTACAACATCGGCATCTACCCCGTGCGTCTGGGTATCGGTGTCATAGCTGTTGCCGGTGCCGTAGCCTACATCATGGCCGGAGTGGTCAACTGGCGCGATTATCAGGAAAAGGTCGATTGGGGTGTTGTCTGGTTGTACGCCGGAGCCATCATCTTCGGTCGAACCCTAGATAAAACCGGTGCCGCCTATTGGCTGGCCAAGTCGGTCATCGACTTTCTGGCCCCCTTTGGCATGGATCAGGGTCTGCCCCTCATGGCCACGGCCAACGGTCTGACCGCCATTCTGACCAACCTCATGGCCGATGGCCCTGCAGCAGCTGCTGTTGGTCCCATCACCCTGAACATGGCCGGCCTGGTGCATCCTGGCACGACTTTCCTCCCGTTCATGGCCATGAGCACGGCTGTGGCCTCATCCTTTGCCTACTGTCTGATCATTGGCACGCCTCCCAACGCCATTGTGTACGCCAGTGGATATCTGGAGCCCAAGGACTACCTGCGTGTGGGTATTCCCATGTGGTTTGTCGCCAATATCGTCATTCTCCTGTGTACCGCCCTGCTCTGGGGTATCATGGGATTTCCGGGATTGCCCGCCTACTAG
- a CDS encoding YIP1 family protein: protein MTTETLPVQEMEHQGVGNTSPKQTYFQTIVALITSPRLFFAQLPQDTGYKNALIFLAISGLFWASLRYVYFSDHSLFQAFTLGINAMGMPFVLAGFTFMIMGLFFGRLASYRHVAIIYAYATGVTMMVSWLPTTEIFTEPWRFILVAVGLVKWCSFSWMQAITSIVLGVIILLVMLASMSPVLMYLRQFLV from the coding sequence ATGACCACAGAAACATTACCCGTACAGGAAATGGAACATCAGGGCGTGGGGAACACAAGCCCCAAGCAGACCTATTTTCAGACCATTGTTGCCCTCATCACCTCTCCGCGTCTCTTTTTTGCCCAATTGCCCCAGGATACCGGGTATAAAAATGCCCTGATCTTTCTTGCCATTTCAGGGCTTTTCTGGGCCAGTCTGCGCTATGTGTATTTTTCCGATCACTCCCTGTTTCAGGCGTTCACCCTGGGAATCAACGCCATGGGCATGCCCTTTGTCTTGGCCGGATTCACCTTCATGATCATGGGGCTGTTTTTCGGAAGACTGGCCTCCTACCGGCATGTGGCCATCATCTATGCCTATGCCACCGGCGTGACCATGATGGTCTCCTGGCTGCCGACCACGGAAATCTTTACCGAGCCCTGGAGATTCATTCTGGTGGCAGTGGGCCTGGTCAAATGGTGTTCCTTTTCATGGATGCAGGCCATCACCTCCATTGTTCTCGGGGTGATCATCCTCCTGGTCATGCTCGCCTCCATGAGCCCCGTGCTCATGTATCTGCGTCAGTTTCTGGTTTAA
- a CDS encoding sensor histidine kinase, giving the protein MGERYYTTLRKQILTGMILVPVIPFLLIIGVGYYHFSTSIKENTIASMERIVRDHRDMVASFLRERRADLAFVLAEHGFQELQNPEILSTVFTHLQKESPTFVDLGIFDPQGVLVAYVGPYKLSGKVYKETTWFREVMNKGFFQSDVFLGFRNIPHFVIALSGNHEQQPWVIRATIDTYRFSEIVESIRIGRTGEAYIVNKSGIFQTQRRSGGRFLEHAGEQLHYPDRPNGIRTYVQKDHRDMTFLYATTWIIPHKWLLVVRQDKNDAFAALNKAAWMSLVIAVVSGMGMIFLAIVLSKRIEKRLRITDKEKASLQDQLIRATRLAELGEMAAGFAHEINNPLQVMESDHAYIALILEDMKQKGDFREGEDSQELEQALGQIKKQIRRCARITQSILRFGRQGKPEYKKIDLTTFMPEVVSMIAKKASVNGIELTSTLPEQPLTIHADPGHMQQVLLNLFNNAIYAIVERHGSEGGRLGITGTRTDEGLVEIRVQDNGGGISPENQKKIFSPFFTTKPVGKGTGLGLSVCFGLVENMGGTMEVSSQQGTGTTFTLRFPSR; this is encoded by the coding sequence ATGGGAGAACGATACTACACGACACTGCGCAAGCAGATTCTAACCGGGATGATCCTTGTTCCGGTGATTCCCTTTCTGCTGATCATCGGAGTCGGGTATTATCATTTTTCCACGTCCATCAAGGAAAACACCATTGCCTCCATGGAGCGGATTGTCCGGGACCATCGGGACATGGTTGCCTCCTTTCTCAGAGAACGCCGGGCCGATCTTGCCTTTGTTCTTGCCGAACACGGATTCCAGGAGCTGCAAAACCCCGAGATACTCTCGACGGTGTTTACTCATCTGCAAAAGGAATCACCCACCTTTGTGGATTTGGGCATTTTCGATCCCCAGGGCGTCCTTGTGGCCTACGTGGGACCGTACAAATTGAGTGGCAAGGTGTACAAGGAGACAACCTGGTTCCGGGAAGTCATGAACAAGGGCTTTTTTCAAAGCGATGTTTTTCTGGGATTTCGGAACATTCCCCATTTTGTCATTGCCCTGTCCGGCAATCATGAACAACAGCCCTGGGTCATCAGGGCGACCATTGACACGTATCGGTTCAGCGAAATTGTGGAAAGCATCCGCATCGGTCGAACCGGCGAAGCCTATATCGTCAACAAATCCGGTATATTTCAGACCCAGAGAAGATCAGGCGGCAGGTTTCTGGAACATGCAGGCGAACAACTTCACTATCCCGATCGACCCAACGGAATCCGGACCTACGTCCAGAAAGACCACAGGGATATGACCTTTCTCTACGCCACCACCTGGATCATTCCCCACAAATGGCTGCTCGTGGTTCGTCAGGACAAAAATGACGCCTTTGCCGCGCTCAATAAGGCGGCATGGATGAGTCTTGTCATTGCTGTTGTCAGTGGCATGGGCATGATTTTTCTGGCCATTGTCTTGAGCAAACGCATCGAAAAACGGCTTCGCATCACGGACAAGGAAAAGGCATCCCTGCAGGACCAGCTCATTCGTGCCACCCGGCTGGCCGAGCTCGGCGAGATGGCCGCCGGATTCGCCCACGAGATCAACAACCCTTTGCAGGTCATGGAAAGCGATCATGCCTATATAGCGCTGATTCTCGAAGATATGAAACAAAAGGGGGATTTCAGGGAAGGGGAGGACAGTCAGGAACTGGAGCAGGCTCTGGGTCAGATCAAAAAGCAGATCCGTCGTTGTGCCAGGATCACCCAATCGATTCTGCGTTTTGGTCGCCAGGGCAAACCCGAATACAAAAAAATCGATCTGACCACCTTCATGCCGGAGGTGGTGTCCATGATAGCCAAAAAGGCCTCGGTCAACGGGATTGAGCTGACAAGCACGTTGCCTGAACAACCTCTGACAATCCATGCTGACCCAGGGCATATGCAGCAGGTACTGCTCAATCTTTTCAACAATGCCATTTATGCCATTGTTGAACGCCATGGCAGCGAAGGAGGGCGTCTTGGCATAACAGGCACCCGTACGGACGAAGGACTTGTGGAGATCCGAGTTCAGGACAATGGCGGGGGCATCAGCCCGGAAAATCAGAAAAAAATATTTTCCCCGTTTTTTACCACCAAACCTGTTGGCAAGGGGACCGGACTCGGTCTGTCCGTGTGTTTCGGGCTCGTGGAAAACATGGGCGGAACCATGGAAGTCAGCAGCCAGCAGGGAACAGGAACAACGTTTACCCTCAGGTTTCCCTCGCGGTAA
- a CDS encoding protein kinase domain-containing protein — protein MKYINQYQIIGLLGRGGMGRVYKVLRPELGKIMALKLLDPNDMLEDLMGREEIERQFIHEARIMGRLSHPNIASVWDTGRDDQGRLFMVMEYFCQNLGTIIGETHRVEDPCRPLPPSRVFHYAMDMLDALARLHYAGIIHRDIKPFNMMITGEDRIKLIDFGLSRLRGEPHHKGPSNLKIGSPYYTSPEQEADPSRADHRSDIYSAGMVIFRMLTGRLPMHPEDRDLNGLMLDNIWDDFFSRCLHPDPDKRFASAMDMKKALEQLRQSWETSQQAICRLLPESFSPPRPGLPASPRRVPVRTGPVAASKVFPVDALARPQHHVLNVFEAQGQDGWKDGATGLTWSKSPSPFPLTWEEARTYLDGLNQGAHQTWRLPTVDELITLIQPKAHPEDLCTPTIVDTGRKWFWSADTRTFTQAWFVDLENGYVAGQDRTCLFHVLAVRA, from the coding sequence ATGAAATACATCAATCAGTATCAGATCATCGGACTTCTCGGTCGTGGCGGCATGGGCCGGGTTTACAAGGTTCTCCGGCCCGAGCTGGGCAAGATCATGGCCCTCAAGCTGCTGGATCCCAACGACATGCTCGAGGACCTCATGGGCCGGGAAGAAATCGAGCGCCAGTTCATCCACGAAGCCAGGATCATGGGCCGCCTGTCCCATCCGAACATTGCCTCGGTGTGGGACACGGGGCGGGATGACCAGGGACGGCTGTTCATGGTCATGGAGTACTTCTGCCAGAATCTGGGGACCATCATCGGAGAGACCCATCGGGTGGAAGACCCTTGTCGCCCCCTGCCCCCTTCCCGGGTCTTTCATTACGCCATGGACATGCTCGATGCCCTGGCCCGCCTTCATTATGCCGGGATCATTCACAGGGACATCAAACCCTTCAACATGATGATTACCGGTGAGGACCGGATCAAGCTCATTGACTTCGGATTGTCCCGGCTCCGGGGAGAACCGCATCACAAGGGACCGTCCAACCTGAAAATCGGTTCCCCCTACTACACCTCTCCGGAACAGGAAGCCGATCCTTCCAGGGCCGACCATCGTTCGGACATCTATTCCGCAGGCATGGTCATTTTCCGCATGCTCACGGGGCGACTGCCCATGCATCCCGAAGACCGGGATCTCAACGGCCTCATGCTGGACAATATCTGGGACGATTTTTTCTCCCGTTGTCTGCACCCGGATCCAGACAAGCGGTTTGCATCGGCCATGGATATGAAAAAGGCTCTTGAACAGCTTCGTCAGTCATGGGAAACAAGTCAGCAGGCTATCTGTCGTCTTCTTCCTGAATCCTTTTCCCCACCCAGGCCAGGCCTGCCAGCCTCTCCTCGCCGTGTGCCAGTGCGCACGGGTCCGGTTGCCGCCAGCAAGGTCTTTCCCGTTGATGCCCTAGCCCGTCCCCAGCACCATGTGCTCAATGTCTTTGAGGCTCAGGGGCAGGATGGATGGAAGGATGGGGCCACCGGTTTGACCTGGTCGAAGTCCCCCTCCCCTTTTCCCCTGACCTGGGAGGAAGCCCGGACATATCTTGATGGTCTCAATCAGGGTGCTCACCAGACCTGGCGGCTTCCCACTGTGGATGAATTGATCACCCTGATTCAACCCAAGGCCCATCCCGAAGATCTGTGCACGCCCACCATTGTGGATACCGGGAGAAAATGGTTTTGGAGCGCTGATACCCGGACGTTTACCCAGGCCTGGTTTGTGGATCTGGAAAACGGGTATGTGGCCGGCCAGGACAGAACCTGCCTTTTTCATGTTCTGGCGGTGCGCGCATGA
- a CDS encoding metallophosphoesterase family protein: MAIAVISDIHANLEALEAVLADIDQRGLSRIICLGDLVGYGPNPQEVVQRVRQRSILSVAGNHEMGVLSDRSLFWFNPKTRANVLRMREMLSEDAISFLATLPRSLVVDDALFVHGFPPRSPFVYLFQIQGETLAKRLAGLSHTPSFVGHTHELVLEGLHQGSVESRILHKGILSLDWEQCIVNVGSVGQPRDGDPSAKYVIWDKENATIEVCFVPYDARRTAAKINALGFPAYYGERLLG, from the coding sequence ATGGCCATTGCTGTTATTTCCGACATCCACGCCAATCTCGAGGCCCTGGAAGCCGTGCTTGCCGATATTGACCAGCGCGGTCTCTCCCGGATCATCTGTCTGGGTGATCTGGTGGGATATGGTCCCAATCCCCAGGAGGTTGTCCAGCGGGTTCGTCAGCGTTCCATTCTCTCGGTTGCAGGGAACCACGAAATGGGCGTGTTAAGTGACCGCTCCCTGTTCTGGTTCAACCCCAAGACCAGGGCCAATGTCCTGCGCATGCGGGAGATGCTTTCAGAAGACGCCATATCCTTTCTGGCCACCCTGCCCAGAAGCCTGGTTGTGGACGACGCCCTTTTTGTGCACGGTTTTCCCCCCAGGTCACCGTTCGTGTACCTCTTTCAGATTCAGGGAGAAACCCTGGCCAAACGCCTGGCAGGCTTGAGCCATACCCCCTCTTTTGTGGGCCATACCCACGAGCTTGTTCTGGAAGGACTTCATCAGGGGAGTGTCGAGTCGCGCATCCTGCACAAGGGGATCCTTTCCCTGGACTGGGAACAATGTATCGTCAATGTCGGCAGCGTGGGCCAGCCTCGAGACGGTGATCCCAGTGCCAAATATGTCATTTGGGACAAGGAGAACGCCACCATCGAGGTCTGTTTTGTTCCGTATGATGCCCGCAGGACAGCCGCCAAAATCAATGCCCTGGGATTTCCTGCCTATTACGGGGAACGGCTTTTGGGGTAA
- a CDS encoding universal stress protein — translation MKRFKNILLVLTDNDDEKILHRASSIIRANKGRLTMVRVLAKIPDKILARLNSSYRIDISELAAVEFQKSMNQLLDPLRDEGLDVHGRFLFGSAFLEIIRQVLREGHDLVMTTAEEHGFPRTALFGSTTMHLLRECPCPVWVEKPTRGTTYSKIMAAVDPDTEDATRHGLNGNILDLSLSIAHDEQCELHVIHCWRLPMEGTLRARQEFSSDIVDSLIVEMRDEHKKQLQTVLDEQDFRGITPHVHLLKGKAGDLIPRKAMEEQIDLVVMGTVCRTGIAGFFIGNTAEKVLQEIDCSVLAIKPEGFETPVTLE, via the coding sequence ATGAAGCGATTCAAAAATATCCTTCTGGTGCTCACGGACAATGACGATGAAAAGATTCTGCACCGTGCCTCGTCCATCATCCGGGCAAACAAGGGGCGTCTGACCATGGTCCGGGTGCTCGCCAAGATCCCGGACAAGATTCTCGCCCGGCTCAATTCCAGTTATCGCATTGATATCAGCGAGCTTGCAGCCGTGGAGTTTCAAAAGTCCATGAACCAGCTTCTTGATCCCCTTCGTGACGAGGGGCTTGATGTCCATGGAAGGTTTCTGTTCGGTTCAGCGTTTCTGGAAATCATCAGGCAGGTCCTGCGCGAAGGCCACGACCTGGTCATGACCACGGCCGAAGAACACGGGTTTCCGAGAACCGCCCTTTTTGGCAGCACCACCATGCATCTGTTGCGCGAATGTCCCTGTCCCGTATGGGTGGAAAAGCCTACCCGGGGAACCACCTATTCCAAGATCATGGCTGCGGTTGATCCGGACACGGAAGATGCCACCAGACATGGTCTGAACGGCAACATCCTGGATCTTTCCCTGTCCATTGCTCATGACGAACAATGTGAGCTTCACGTGATCCATTGCTGGCGGCTTCCCATGGAAGGCACCTTGCGGGCCAGGCAGGAATTTTCCTCCGATATTGTGGACTCTTTGATCGTGGAGATGCGTGACGAGCACAAGAAACAGCTGCAAACCGTTCTGGACGAGCAGGATTTCCGGGGGATCACGCCCCATGTCCATCTGCTCAAGGGAAAGGCCGGGGATTTGATTCCCCGCAAGGCCATGGAGGAACAGATTGATCTGGTGGTCATGGGAACGGTCTGCCGAACCGGTATTGCGGGATTTTTCATCGGCAATACCGCTGAAAAGGTGCTGCAGGAGATTGACTGTTCGGTATTGGCCATCAAGCCCGAGGGGTTTGAAACTCCCGTGACCCTGGAGTAG
- a CDS encoding FAD/NAD(P)-binding protein, which translates to MLDWLIIGGGIHGNHMANVLVQEAGVDHDQIRIVDPFERPLHRWRQNTANCGMQYLRSPSVHNLDIPILSLYQFSKTWKGEADPLFIPKYYRPALSLFNDHCDHVIRTNRLDTIRITGRATSITPEQDHLMVATTAGDLVSRHVLLCLGNSDQPCWPSWATNLFDATSMVHHVFDPHFDRTVLADVGHTMVVGGGITAVQLALTLSRDLSGRVTLCSRHPLRPHDLDFDPCWVGPKCLDGFNRTPYSQRREMIRQARHRGSVPREIRAQLNTEVAKGRLHFIQARIAKSWMHDGSIVLTGRDKTLTCDQLVLATGFEESRPGGDLVDGLVRDHGLPTAACGYPVLEHKILWGSNIFVTGPLAELGLGPCARNIIGARRAGKELLAYLGTTQTE; encoded by the coding sequence ATGCTTGATTGGCTGATCATCGGCGGAGGCATCCATGGAAACCATATGGCCAACGTCCTTGTCCAGGAAGCCGGCGTGGATCACGACCAGATCAGGATCGTTGATCCTTTTGAACGTCCCCTGCACAGATGGCGTCAGAACACGGCCAATTGCGGCATGCAGTATCTGCGTTCCCCGTCGGTGCACAATCTGGATATTCCCATTCTCTCCTTGTACCAGTTTTCCAAGACCTGGAAGGGCGAGGCTGATCCCCTGTTTATCCCCAAATACTACCGCCCTGCCCTCTCCCTGTTCAACGATCATTGTGATCATGTGATCAGAACAAACAGACTCGATACCATCCGGATCACGGGACGGGCCACGTCCATCACACCTGAACAGGATCACCTCATGGTTGCGACAACCGCGGGTGATCTTGTCTCCAGACATGTTCTCCTGTGTCTGGGCAATTCCGATCAGCCCTGCTGGCCTTCCTGGGCCACCAATCTGTTTGATGCCACCTCAATGGTCCATCATGTGTTCGACCCGCATTTTGATCGGACAGTCCTGGCCGATGTGGGGCACACCATGGTGGTTGGCGGCGGTATCACCGCGGTTCAGCTGGCCCTGACCCTGAGCCGTGATCTGTCAGGCAGGGTCACCCTGTGTTCACGCCATCCCCTCAGGCCTCATGATCTGGATTTTGATCCCTGCTGGGTCGGGCCCAAATGCCTGGACGGATTCAATCGAACCCCCTATTCCCAACGACGCGAGATGATCCGGCAGGCCCGCCATCGGGGATCGGTTCCCCGGGAAATCCGCGCACAGCTGAACACGGAAGTGGCCAAGGGCCGACTTCACTTCATCCAGGCCCGGATCGCCAAATCATGGATGCATGACGGCTCCATTGTACTTACCGGACGGGACAAGACCCTCACATGCGATCAGCTTGTACTGGCCACGGGGTTCGAGGAGTCCCGTCCCGGCGGTGATCTGGTGGATGGTCTTGTCCGGGATCATGGTCTGCCCACGGCAGCATGTGGCTATCCGGTCCTGGAGCACAAGATTCTCTGGGGCAGCAACATCTTTGTCACGGGTCCTCTTGCCGAACTGGGATTGGGGCCGTGTGCCCGGAACATCATTGGTGCCCGGCGGGCAGGAAAGGAACTTCTCGCGTATCTTGGGACAACGCAAACGGAGTAG
- a CDS encoding DUF2156 domain-containing protein, producing MNLQFTPISLTEQSTYLTLLTQCPQITSDYSFINLWGWQEEYGLSWAFTRDAVFIRQQYPVPCIWAPVGNWHAMDWQAYKEILAKYAPMVRVPQELKDTFVRLWPHLPVDEARGQWDYLYSIPELIELAGRKYHKKKNLLNQFIKKYDYEYVTLDARKIEQALTLQTEWFLWKNSESDSTLDKENRAIVKIMRDWDCLQHILGAGIVADGKMIAYTIAELAPNDQMIIHFEKGCPNYKGVYQAMNQLFLKHTCCEKAIVNREQDLDDPGLRKAKESYHPVGFMKKYEIDGFGL from the coding sequence TTGAATCTGCAATTCACACCCATTTCCCTGACTGAACAATCAACATATCTCACGCTGTTGACCCAATGCCCTCAAATCACCTCGGATTACAGCTTCATCAATCTCTGGGGCTGGCAGGAGGAGTATGGGCTTTCCTGGGCGTTCACGCGTGATGCCGTGTTCATCAGGCAGCAATATCCTGTCCCCTGCATCTGGGCCCCCGTGGGCAACTGGCATGCCATGGATTGGCAGGCGTACAAAGAGATTCTTGCCAAGTATGCCCCCATGGTCAGGGTTCCCCAAGAGCTCAAGGATACCTTTGTCCGTCTCTGGCCCCATCTCCCGGTGGACGAGGCCAGGGGGCAGTGGGATTATCTCTATTCCATTCCCGAACTCATTGAACTTGCCGGGCGCAAGTATCACAAGAAAAAGAACCTGTTGAACCAGTTTATCAAGAAATATGATTACGAGTACGTGACGCTGGATGCCAGAAAGATCGAACAGGCCCTGACCCTGCAGACCGAATGGTTCCTGTGGAAAAATTCCGAGTCCGATTCCACGCTGGACAAGGAAAATCGGGCCATCGTCAAGATCATGCGTGACTGGGACTGTCTCCAGCACATTCTTGGAGCCGGTATTGTGGCTGACGGGAAAATGATTGCCTACACCATTGCCGAACTTGCCCCCAATGATCAGATGATCATTCATTTTGAAAAGGGCTGCCCCAACTACAAGGGCGTCTACCAGGCCATGAATCAGCTTTTTCTCAAACATACCTGTTGCGAGAAAGCCATTGTCAACCGGGAACAGGACCTGGATGATCCGGGTCTGCGCAAGGCCAAGGAATCGTATCATCCCGTCGGATTCATGAAAAAATACGAGATCGACGGTTTCGGGCTTTAG